Proteins found in one Paenibacillus borealis genomic segment:
- a CDS encoding thioesterase II family protein → MDKRIKLFCLPYAGGSASVYLKWKKYLDAEIELIPVELAGRGSRFKEMHYESLEQAVQDITGFMKDRFDSSEFCIFGHSFGSLLAYEAALKLLEADYKPVHIFFSGMYPPQSNIENVSNYLHTLPDALFFEEIYRLGGTPKELQDNINLQRLFIPIIKSDYKLFEQYNFGFRRRKLASDLTICVGKQDEKVNQYDLSSWKECTDRKCSIHHFDGGHFYLNECTEKIVDVINNGIKPYIFR, encoded by the coding sequence ATGGACAAAAGAATTAAACTATTTTGTCTCCCTTATGCGGGCGGCTCTGCCTCAGTATATCTGAAATGGAAGAAATATCTTGATGCTGAAATTGAACTAATTCCGGTTGAACTCGCCGGCAGAGGCAGCCGTTTCAAAGAGATGCACTACGAAAGCCTTGAACAGGCCGTCCAAGACATTACTGGATTTATGAAAGACAGATTTGATTCAAGTGAGTTTTGTATTTTTGGGCATAGCTTTGGGAGCCTTTTAGCCTATGAGGCAGCTCTTAAGCTTCTGGAAGCTGACTATAAACCAGTTCACATCTTCTTTTCAGGCATGTATCCTCCCCAATCGAACATAGAAAATGTGAGCAATTATTTGCACACGTTACCCGACGCTCTTTTTTTTGAAGAGATTTATAGGCTGGGAGGAACACCGAAAGAACTTCAGGATAATATCAATTTACAACGATTATTCATTCCTATAATTAAATCGGACTACAAGTTATTTGAGCAATACAATTTTGGCTTCAGAAGAAGAAAGCTTGCTTCCGATCTTACCATATGTGTAGGAAAGCAGGATGAAAAAGTGAATCAGTATGATTTATCCAGTTGGAAGGAGTGTACAGACAGAAAGTGTAGCATCCATCACTTTGACGGTGGACATTTTTACCTAAATGAGTGTACGGAGAAAATTGTTGATGTAATTAATAACGGGATTAAACCGTACATTTTTAGATGA
- a CDS encoding nitroreductase family protein, which yields METIETIIARRSIRKYKKEVPPKELIELIISLGLNAPTPKAYREPRRFYVVEGEKKNEMVHLLLEEVLVMNRRGINTSSAVLTCRLMLKAPIIVFCYRRNIESLPTNGISKKEQEEDLLLVDIQSISASIQNMLLAATDMGLGSLWLGDVLLIDEKINEILQTDEKLIAAVAFGYPDHIPKPIQRPDHQLVTWV from the coding sequence TTGGAAACCATTGAAACAATTATTGCGAGAAGGAGTATACGGAAATACAAAAAGGAAGTACCGCCAAAGGAATTGATTGAACTAATTATTTCGTTGGGCTTGAATGCGCCAACCCCAAAAGCTTATAGAGAGCCTAGACGGTTCTATGTGGTGGAAGGCGAAAAAAAGAATGAGATGGTTCATTTGTTGCTGGAAGAGGTTTTGGTTATGAATAGAAGGGGGATCAACACAAGTAGTGCAGTTCTTACATGCAGACTGATGCTTAAAGCCCCTATAATCGTATTTTGTTATCGACGAAACATTGAATCTCTGCCCACAAACGGTATATCCAAGAAAGAGCAAGAGGAGGATTTACTGCTGGTAGACATTCAGTCTATCAGTGCATCCATTCAGAATATGCTATTGGCAGCTACAGACATGGGGTTGGGTTCTCTTTGGCTGGGGGATGTATTACTAATCGACGAAAAAATAAATGAGATTCTACAAACGGATGAAAAGCTCATTGCAGCAGTTGCCTTTGGCTATCCCGATCATATCCCAAAACCGATTCAAAGACCGGACCACCAGCTTGTTACTTGGGTTTAA
- a CDS encoding BtrH N-terminal domain-containing protein has product MTHQGSECYIACFQNVLRNSGIDIDETEIFFLGEGFATCYEKRSKGNVVDISIRSFVHESIETFCEKNNFKYEIYKDLDSSSAEKLINTCIHQDIPIIVKMDSGCIDYNAAFKNAFGLGLSHFVVVIDEFNDHFLVSDGFVPTVPATIYQGAFGREQFTRGRNARGNECIVFSKEHIAELSKSWNKKEATDQLINELAVSLALFISGEGNQRRTTAENTFYGVNALKALVQDLPLLPDYYGEQFTEHMLMLYKKIRMWGVMGSRFLLEKTIAKLSEEQHLFDEQVNNNVRLLIRSWNTLSLMLMKIGMSKRTGDLIPLAQKINELIETEVGLYSLILSHIKN; this is encoded by the coding sequence GTGACGCATCAGGGAAGTGAATGCTATATAGCTTGCTTTCAAAATGTATTGCGGAACTCGGGCATAGATATCGATGAAACTGAAATATTCTTTTTGGGGGAGGGGTTCGCAACCTGCTATGAGAAAAGGAGCAAGGGGAATGTTGTGGATATCAGCATCCGCTCATTTGTTCATGAGTCTATTGAAACTTTTTGTGAGAAAAACAACTTTAAATATGAGATATATAAAGATTTAGACTCTTCATCCGCTGAGAAGCTGATTAATACTTGTATCCATCAGGATATTCCGATCATTGTCAAGATGGATTCTGGCTGTATTGACTATAATGCGGCTTTTAAGAATGCCTTTGGGCTTGGATTGAGCCATTTTGTTGTTGTAATTGATGAGTTCAATGACCATTTTCTGGTCAGCGACGGATTTGTGCCAACGGTCCCCGCTACTATTTATCAGGGAGCTTTCGGAAGAGAACAATTTACTAGAGGTAGGAATGCACGGGGAAATGAATGTATCGTCTTCTCAAAAGAACATATAGCGGAATTATCTAAGAGTTGGAATAAGAAGGAAGCTACTGATCAGCTGATAAACGAATTGGCCGTGAGCCTCGCTTTATTTATATCAGGAGAAGGAAATCAGAGAAGAACTACTGCTGAAAATACATTTTATGGGGTTAATGCTCTCAAAGCGTTAGTTCAGGATTTGCCTCTGTTGCCTGATTATTATGGTGAACAATTTACAGAGCACATGCTTATGCTATATAAAAAGATTCGGATGTGGGGGGTTATGGGGAGCCGGTTCCTTCTTGAGAAAACAATTGCAAAACTATCGGAGGAGCAGCACTTGTTTGACGAGCAAGTGAATAACAATGTCCGGTTGTTGATTCGAAGCTGGAATACACTTAGCTTAATGCTAATGAAGATTGGCATGTCCAAAAGAACGGGCGATCTGATCCCGTTGGCCCAAAAAATTAATGAATTGATTGAAACTGAAGTTGGACTTTATTCTTTGATATTAAGTCACATTAAGAATTAG
- a CDS encoding glycosyltransferase family 8 protein encodes MSEIHIVTATNDNYANQLCVMLNSMFINKASDKYVHLYLLYDNLSIKNMNKLDEIAQRYGAAINFILVNRDIFNGFIEKPYITLESYYRIIVPSLIEHVDKVIYLDCDLIIDGDITELWNIELGDYYIGAVEGAYKDRMEILSIPELFGYFNAGVLLINMSKWRENNISEIVLDWIKNNSEKIRHMDQDALNAVLFNKRYILSPVWNYTTGHFENLKLFIDAKIYHFTGPKKPWLTEHPFGGKYFQYSRLHEETNFSTLPDREEILGNERSD; translated from the coding sequence TTGAGTGAGATTCATATAGTTACTGCCACAAATGATAACTATGCTAATCAATTATGTGTAATGCTAAACTCTATGTTTATCAATAAAGCATCTGACAAATATGTCCATCTTTACCTACTGTATGACAATCTCTCTATAAAAAATATGAATAAATTGGATGAGATCGCCCAGCGGTACGGGGCAGCGATCAATTTTATATTAGTAAATCGTGATATTTTTAATGGATTCATTGAAAAACCGTATATTACCTTGGAATCTTATTATCGAATCATTGTTCCAAGCTTAATAGAACACGTGGACAAGGTAATATATCTCGACTGCGATCTGATCATTGACGGTGATATCACCGAATTGTGGAATATTGAATTAGGGGATTATTACATCGGAGCTGTTGAAGGAGCCTATAAAGACAGGATGGAGATACTTAGCATCCCTGAATTGTTTGGGTATTTTAATGCTGGCGTATTATTAATCAATATGAGTAAGTGGAGAGAAAACAATATCTCAGAGATAGTTCTTGATTGGATTAAAAACAATTCTGAGAAAATAAGGCATATGGATCAAGACGCGCTGAATGCTGTGTTATTCAATAAACGGTATATACTTAGCCCCGTATGGAATTATACTACAGGACATTTTGAAAATTTGAAACTTTTTATTGATGCGAAAATATACCATTTCACTGGTCCCAAAAAGCCTTGGCTTACAGAGCATCCTTTCGGTGGTAAGTACTTTCAATATTCTCGGCTCCATGAAGAAACAAATTTCAGTACATTACCTGATCGGGAGGAGATACTAGGTAATGAAAGAAGTGATTAA
- a CDS encoding pyruvate kinase: MNIIPTMGNVDTIESHNTLVENLMNSSTQIVRCCVSKASYDEHVEAVNYVRNEFKKHTNKDLQLMLDIAWPKDKKRIWIESEQQITGGETVYICISENEISNDKKIIVDFDCSLFNVGEEIYLGNAEIILTVTQIGDNYLQCVANNDGLLKSGLGIASKQGFIKPSAVDIKEKCVKLIDVLRPECIVLSYIETSDDVIEFKELLLKHINYNPIIMSKIECYSAIKNIDAIIDVSDEIMIARGCLAVNVGLENLLFAQDLTLSKCIEKNKRCCIASNILKSLSSSYAPNRADICDLAHMVKEGVDNIVITDSISRSSRYKNVVEFIRKVDRVYN; encoded by the coding sequence ATGAATATTATACCTACTATGGGAAATGTTGACACAATCGAAAGTCATAATACATTAGTGGAGAACTTGATGAATTCATCTACTCAAATAGTTCGTTGTTGTGTATCAAAGGCATCATATGATGAGCACGTTGAAGCTGTTAATTATGTACGGAATGAATTCAAAAAACATACAAATAAAGACTTACAATTAATGTTGGATATAGCATGGCCTAAGGACAAGAAAAGAATATGGATTGAAAGTGAACAACAGATCACTGGTGGAGAAACAGTTTATATATGTATAAGTGAAAATGAAATTTCCAATGACAAAAAAATTATCGTTGACTTTGATTGTTCATTATTTAATGTTGGCGAAGAGATATACCTGGGTAATGCAGAAATAATTTTAACTGTCACTCAAATTGGTGATAATTATCTACAATGCGTTGCGAATAATGATGGATTATTAAAGTCTGGTCTAGGTATAGCTTCGAAGCAGGGCTTTATTAAACCTTCAGCTGTTGATATTAAAGAGAAGTGTGTAAAATTAATCGATGTACTTAGACCTGAATGTATAGTTCTATCTTATATAGAAACAAGTGATGATGTCATTGAGTTTAAAGAGTTGTTGTTAAAACATATAAATTACAATCCGATTATTATGTCGAAGATAGAATGTTACTCAGCGATTAAAAATATAGATGCTATCATTGATGTCAGCGATGAAATTATGATAGCGAGGGGTTGTCTTGCTGTTAATGTTGGTCTTGAGAATCTATTGTTCGCACAGGATCTAACGCTAAGTAAATGTATTGAGAAAAATAAAAGATGTTGCATAGCATCGAATATTTTGAAATCGCTATCTTCGTCATATGCGCCTAATCGCGCTGATATATGTGATTTAGCACACATGGTTAAAGAAGGAGTAGATAATATAGTTATTACCGATTCGATATCCAGATCTTCAAGGTATAAAAATGTTGTTGAGTTTATTCGGAAAGTTGATCGCGTTTATAATTGA
- a CDS encoding YdcF family protein — MSSRIIKDISDFIFVEDEPQISDVILIPGSSKWEISKKAADLYNQGYAKYILPAGKYTSKLGRFPNERITNELYAGEFKTDFEFCSSVLIKNGVPKEAILCEDQSTNTSENAQYSRDILNINNILVKKAILCCQAFHARRALMTYIHWFPDTIIYVVPSETQSISNENWHESHTGVNRVLGELEKCGKYFSDFLVSKLE; from the coding sequence ATGTCATCCAGAATAATAAAGGACATTTCCGATTTTATATTTGTTGAAGATGAACCTCAAATTAGCGACGTTATTTTAATACCAGGTTCATCGAAATGGGAAATATCAAAAAAAGCAGCCGATTTATATAATCAAGGCTATGCAAAATATATACTCCCAGCTGGAAAGTACACCTCCAAGTTGGGGCGTTTTCCAAATGAGAGAATAACAAATGAACTTTATGCTGGAGAGTTCAAGACAGATTTTGAATTTTGTTCTAGTGTATTAATAAAGAATGGAGTTCCAAAAGAGGCGATTCTGTGTGAAGACCAATCGACTAACACATCGGAAAATGCCCAGTATTCTAGGGATATATTGAATATTAATAATATTTTGGTTAAAAAGGCAATTCTATGTTGTCAAGCATTCCATGCCCGTAGAGCACTTATGACTTATATTCATTGGTTTCCAGATACGATTATCTATGTAGTCCCGAGTGAAACTCAAAGCATTTCAAATGAAAATTGGCATGAAAGTCATACAGGAGTCAATAGGGTACTGGGTGAGTTGGAGAAATGCGGGAAATATTTTTCGGATTTTTTAGTTTCTAAATTAGAATAA
- a CDS encoding class I adenylate-forming enzyme family protein, with amino-acid sequence MSLYSEMLIQRVLKNQFCRIQDNNRNISYTELYEEIFRLAAIFNEMGITKGTKVVLVFDNCIEFLSSIIALNSIEAVAIPVYFNLGISKLEEINDDLNINFLLTNSSRLCNELLKNEFEYKHRFYCTSSEIDILEKRRGSFSDDDEMEDVALILLTSGTISRPKGVMLTNANVIASINNISGFLNLNELDKLLIIKNPVHISTLVGELFVGIYNQCSFFLSNKLLTPRYFSEKITNENISVVFATPTILNDIMKSNIEINGHSLRMIHFSGEIIKFHTILEIMRHFSGVTLIQGYGLTEAAPRITQISTEDMLSKENSVGKPIGDQLVSIIDDNGEKCKPFTIGEVLVKGSNIMKGYYKNNKGLIKDWLHTDDLGYVDHEGYLYIVGRKDNMIIMNGRNIYPEEIESALLSYDGIKEALVELIETEDKRYIQASVTVHKTISVIEIIRFCTKHLEDYKIPHTIKIVEKITKTYSGKLLRRSADEKRS; translated from the coding sequence ATGTCATTATATTCTGAGATGTTGATTCAAAGAGTATTAAAAAATCAATTCTGCCGTATACAAGATAATAATAGAAATATAAGTTATACAGAATTATATGAAGAAATATTTCGACTTGCTGCTATTTTTAACGAAATGGGAATCACAAAAGGGACGAAGGTAGTACTGGTTTTTGATAATTGCATAGAGTTTCTTTCATCAATAATAGCATTAAATAGTATCGAGGCAGTAGCTATTCCAGTTTATTTTAATCTCGGTATATCTAAGTTGGAGGAAATTAATGATGATCTAAATATAAATTTCCTGCTTACGAATTCATCAAGGTTATGTAACGAGTTATTGAAAAATGAATTTGAATACAAGCATAGATTTTATTGCACATCATCTGAAATTGATATTCTGGAAAAAAGAAGGGGTAGTTTCAGTGATGATGACGAAATGGAAGATGTTGCATTAATTTTACTAACATCTGGAACAATAAGTAGACCAAAAGGCGTAATGCTTACAAATGCTAACGTAATAGCTTCGATTAATAATATTTCCGGATTTTTGAATTTGAATGAATTGGATAAGCTTTTAATTATCAAAAATCCAGTTCACATATCTACGCTTGTCGGGGAACTGTTTGTTGGTATTTATAATCAATGTAGCTTCTTTTTGTCTAATAAACTATTAACACCGCGTTATTTTTCGGAAAAAATCACTAATGAAAATATATCAGTAGTATTCGCGACTCCGACCATACTCAATGACATAATGAAAAGTAATATAGAAATAAATGGTCATTCCTTGAGAATGATTCATTTCTCCGGTGAAATAATTAAATTTCATACCATCCTTGAAATAATGAGACATTTCTCTGGTGTTACATTAATTCAGGGATATGGTTTGACAGAAGCAGCTCCACGAATTACACAAATTTCTACAGAAGATATGTTAAGCAAAGAGAACTCGGTAGGTAAACCTATTGGTGACCAATTGGTAAGCATTATCGATGATAATGGCGAAAAATGCAAACCATTTACTATTGGAGAAGTACTTGTTAAGGGCTCGAATATTATGAAAGGCTATTATAAGAATAACAAAGGGTTAATAAAGGATTGGTTACATACTGATGATTTAGGCTATGTTGATCATGAAGGTTATCTATATATTGTGGGTAGAAAAGATAATATGATTATTATGAATGGCAGGAATATATATCCTGAAGAAATTGAAAGCGCATTATTATCATATGATGGAATAAAAGAAGCATTAGTGGAACTTATCGAGACTGAAGATAAACGATATATCCAAGCTAGTGTAACTGTACACAAAACTATATCAGTCATAGAAATAATTAGATTCTGTACGAAACATTTAGAAGACTATAAAATCCCACACACAATAAAAATTGTAGAAAAAATAACGAAAACCTATAGTGGAAAGTTATTGAGGAGATCTGCAGATGAGAAAAGAAGTTGA
- a CDS encoding acyl carrier protein — MRKEVDQKIRTILSEMTNQDLDLLGEDFVLTRDLGFDSIRFIALIVNIENVFLINFDDKYLSIDKIDQYSLLLAYVCLMVSELKTNDSQSS, encoded by the coding sequence ATGAGAAAAGAAGTTGATCAAAAAATTAGAACGATCCTTAGTGAAATGACGAATCAAGATTTAGATTTACTGGGGGAAGACTTTGTCTTAACACGGGATTTAGGTTTTGATTCAATACGTTTTATTGCGCTCATAGTGAATATAGAAAATGTGTTTTTAATTAATTTCGATGACAAATACCTTTCCATTGATAAAATCGATCAGTATTCTTTATTACTGGCCTATGTATGTCTAATGGTCTCGGAGTTGAAAACAAATGATTCTCAATCGTCTTGA
- a CDS encoding B12-binding domain-containing radical SAM protein translates to MKVLLLSIQGKGNEIIEEPGLGSLAASVGAEGHEVKVKRFAYELDYEQYLKEFNPDIIGITTYDRYFHHQVEYAKKLKQILPSVVISMGGYTATYHYMDIMKEYEFVDYIIIGEGEISFTQLIKSIENKSSTKDIKGLCYRYHSEIIVNEGCSVVDNLDELPFTNRDMLLEQKNNLVNITTTRGCSSTCTFCCSNNFWRNGERRRFFRKMSATRVVDEIEYLKDKYNKNRFVFNDNSYEDSGMNRQIEVANELMKRNIKIGYNVNYRVNFYKKASEEFMSLLISSGLCSVFLGVESGNDKDLILYNKRTTTDDCFNAVRFFSQFEDLALMIGFINFSPYSSVETLQENVIFLREIGYACDLSNFSSCLIPFKGTSLYEKIESDGLLIKGPHIGMNSFKFENDQVESVYKYLDHVVKTNKILKQSSYLCGVFPTILVFLMRDAKNNNDTTAMEIISNANVEMEKLKSELNLKISEWMLELLETDKLDTKADAITEKYLIHQNISSIYSDLMAARNNLYKNLCRHDPYYLSRF, encoded by the coding sequence GTGAAGGTATTATTATTATCTATTCAGGGAAAAGGGAATGAAATTATCGAAGAACCAGGCCTTGGTAGCTTAGCAGCTTCAGTAGGTGCAGAGGGCCATGAAGTGAAAGTAAAAAGATTTGCATATGAACTTGATTATGAACAATACCTAAAGGAATTTAATCCGGATATTATTGGGATTACAACATACGATAGATATTTCCATCACCAGGTTGAATATGCAAAGAAACTGAAACAAATTTTACCTTCCGTTGTAATAAGTATGGGGGGATATACAGCCACATATCATTATATGGATATAATGAAAGAATATGAATTTGTTGATTACATTATTATTGGTGAAGGCGAAATTTCTTTCACTCAACTAATAAAGAGTATTGAAAATAAAAGTAGCACCAAGGATATCAAGGGATTATGTTACCGATATCACAGTGAAATAATTGTTAATGAAGGTTGCTCTGTGGTTGATAACCTCGACGAATTACCATTTACTAATAGGGACATGCTTTTAGAACAAAAAAATAATCTAGTCAATATTACTACAACAAGAGGCTGTAGCTCTACTTGTACTTTCTGCTGTTCCAATAATTTCTGGAGAAATGGAGAACGAAGACGTTTCTTTCGTAAAATGTCAGCAACGCGTGTGGTTGACGAAATTGAATACTTGAAAGATAAATACAATAAAAATAGGTTTGTATTCAATGATAATAGTTATGAAGATTCCGGGATGAACAGACAAATTGAGGTTGCAAATGAATTAATGAAGAGGAATATTAAAATTGGATATAATGTTAATTATAGAGTTAATTTCTATAAAAAAGCATCAGAAGAGTTTATGTCACTATTAATTTCATCTGGATTATGTTCCGTATTTTTGGGTGTTGAGTCTGGAAATGATAAAGATTTAATATTGTACAACAAAAGAACAACGACGGATGATTGCTTTAATGCTGTACGATTTTTTTCTCAATTTGAGGATTTAGCGCTCATGATTGGATTCATAAACTTCAGTCCCTATTCGAGTGTTGAAACTCTCCAAGAAAATGTGATTTTCTTAAGGGAGATTGGGTATGCATGTGATTTGTCGAATTTTAGCAGTTGTCTAATTCCATTTAAAGGAACTTCATTGTATGAAAAAATAGAATCTGATGGACTATTAATAAAAGGTCCTCATATTGGAATGAATTCATTTAAATTTGAAAATGATCAAGTGGAAAGTGTTTATAAATATCTTGATCATGTTGTGAAAACAAATAAGATCCTAAAACAATCGAGTTATTTATGTGGGGTCTTCCCCACAATATTAGTATTTCTCATGCGTGATGCCAAGAATAATAATGATACGACAGCTATGGAAATCATTAGTAACGCAAATGTGGAAATGGAAAAGCTAAAAAGCGAGTTGAATCTAAAAATTAGTGAGTGGATGTTGGAATTATTGGAAACTGATAAGCTGGATACGAAAGCAGATGCTATAACGGAAAAATATCTCATACATCAAAATATCAGCAGCATTTATTCAGATTTAATGGCTGCTAGAAATAATTTATATAAAAACTTATGCCGTCATGACCCATATTATCTAAGCAGATTTTAA
- a CDS encoding ABC transporter ATP-binding protein yields MRKLISILRLHIYGYKAYLIVAFILIFLVSFINMSHQYVFGILIDQLYYSKKIDVFLWIILAYLLVFLLGQAMHLGINYIWAKLQMGFLYNIRLNMFNKILSSKLAESERYDTGDLLKRINYDCGEIVSLIYHNIFYTLANTTKLLFGIGMMCYLNIEVGIVSIIIIPIITILTSKIKKNIKKEQASFHENESKLNTQLLEYAYSLNEIILQQAGDFFRKRILQTNKTVKQNDGNLLQLTNKHDVITECLLQGANVIIFFMASYYIIAGTSTVGQLVSLIAYFNTCKSLFRGLYQRRNLIARNILAIERVLDILMLESEIVHSSELQLKNVHSINAEKLGFHYKDNEDIINNFSLTLNEKGWVGLQGDNGKGKTTLLKLLIGLYHPTDGILTINDVSITEFTLKSIRDNIGVVWQESFVINDTIRDNILLGKENVSDEELNTLLKQVKLEKVISSLPDGLNTKLGTDGQSLSGGQLQRLMIARVLLNKPSILVLDEATSALDMDTENSVLNELLNIYQDKMIIWISHYNRNAHLCNKIVDIKAVGHE; encoded by the coding sequence ATGAGAAAATTGATTTCTATATTAAGGCTCCACATTTATGGATATAAAGCATATCTTATTGTAGCATTTATTCTGATATTCTTAGTTTCTTTTATAAATATGTCACATCAATATGTGTTTGGGATTTTAATTGATCAATTATATTACAGTAAAAAAATCGATGTCTTTTTATGGATCATTTTAGCATATTTGCTTGTTTTTTTGTTGGGTCAAGCCATGCATCTAGGAATTAATTATATTTGGGCTAAGTTACAAATGGGCTTTCTGTACAACATAAGGCTAAACATGTTCAATAAAATATTAAGCAGCAAATTAGCCGAATCGGAGAGATATGATACAGGCGATCTACTGAAACGTATAAATTATGATTGTGGTGAGATTGTTTCATTGATTTATCATAATATATTTTATACGTTAGCCAATACGACCAAATTATTATTTGGTATTGGTATGATGTGTTATTTGAATATTGAAGTTGGGATTGTTTCAATAATCATTATACCAATAATAACTATACTAACATCAAAAATTAAAAAAAATATTAAAAAAGAACAAGCAAGCTTTCATGAAAATGAAAGTAAGTTAAACACCCAATTATTGGAGTACGCGTATTCATTAAATGAAATAATCCTCCAACAAGCTGGTGACTTTTTTCGTAAACGCATACTACAAACTAACAAAACAGTTAAACAAAATGATGGGAATTTACTGCAATTAACCAATAAGCATGATGTAATTACAGAATGTTTGCTACAGGGTGCCAATGTTATTATTTTTTTTATGGCATCTTATTATATCATTGCGGGTACCTCTACGGTAGGTCAGTTGGTTTCATTGATTGCATACTTCAACACTTGTAAAAGCTTGTTCAGAGGTTTATATCAGCGAAGGAATTTAATCGCACGAAATATATTGGCCATTGAAAGAGTATTAGACATTCTTATGCTGGAATCGGAAATTGTACATAGCTCTGAATTGCAATTAAAAAATGTGCATTCAATAAATGCAGAAAAATTAGGCTTTCATTATAAAGATAATGAAGATATTATAAATAACTTCTCATTAACGCTGAATGAGAAAGGATGGGTGGGGCTACAAGGTGATAATGGCAAAGGGAAAACAACATTACTAAAATTGCTGATAGGCTTATATCATCCTACAGACGGCATCCTTACAATCAATGATGTTAGTATAACTGAATTTACTCTTAAAAGTATAAGAGACAATATTGGAGTTGTTTGGCAAGAGTCTTTTGTGATCAATGACACTATAAGAGATAATATATTACTCGGAAAAGAGAATGTCAGTGATGAGGAATTAAATACGCTATTAAAGCAAGTTAAACTTGAAAAAGTAATATCCTCTTTACCTGATGGATTAAATACGAAACTGGGTACTGATGGTCAGTCTTTATCGGGGGGCCAGCTTCAAAGATTAATGATTGCAAGAGTATTATTAAATAAACCAAGTATTTTAGTTCTCGATGAAGCTACATCCGCATTAGATATGGATACCGAAAATAGTGTATTGAATGAGTTGTTAAATATATATCAGGATAAAATGATTATTTGGATATCACACTATAATAGAAATGCACATCTATGTAATAAGATAGTTGATATTAAGGCGGTTGGTCATGAATAG